A stretch of Bradyrhizobium diazoefficiens DNA encodes these proteins:
- a CDS encoding hydantoinase B/oxoprolinase family protein: MTQPPGVSPAVDQAPRSIPVAFTDPILAAVLANRFEAIVREMTNTVLRSARSVIVSNGRDFSCAIVSGEGELVAVADGLPVHTFNSHMQSANIARLHPDLAEGDAFIDNDPYTGNTHPADQTVMVPVFVDGEHLFTACAKAHQADIGNSLPTTYHPFARDVYEEGAIIFPCMRLQRNGHTIEDVIRLGMRRIRVPEQWGGDLLATLGAARIAERRLKELCREHGTARIKTFIKEWLDYSERLMASRIAALPKGRMDVSSRHDPVPGVLPEGIAVKAVIEVDPSACEIIVDLRHNDDCVKAGFNQTEATARSSVMAGIYHSLGAGLPRNSGAFRRLTVLLRENSVVGIPRFPASCSIATTNVADRLVNLVQSALAGLGQGFGLAEGGLCLGVNTGVISGTDFRNGARPYISQLTLASNGGPASPYADGWGTYGIPASSGLTYRDSIEINEIKFPMIVDHLRVVPGSGGAGAHRGGLAIETRYRVREGTMTVATNSDGQVFAPKGVLGGQSGSLAVSYVIHEDGREERVPGFGIQVIHKGQAVRGTTNGGGGFGDPAKRDPALVLRDVSEMRETLERARDVYRVALTADGTAGMLSLDEMATAKLRHGGAT; encoded by the coding sequence ATGACGCAGCCGCCCGGCGTAAGCCCCGCCGTCGATCAGGCGCCAAGGTCGATCCCGGTCGCGTTTACCGATCCTATCCTGGCGGCCGTGCTGGCCAATCGATTCGAGGCGATCGTTCGCGAGATGACGAATACGGTCCTGCGTTCTGCGCGATCGGTGATCGTCAGCAACGGACGTGACTTCTCTTGCGCAATTGTTAGTGGCGAGGGGGAACTCGTCGCCGTCGCCGACGGACTGCCCGTGCATACCTTCAATTCGCACATGCAGTCGGCCAATATCGCACGTCTTCATCCGGATCTGGCCGAGGGTGATGCCTTCATCGACAACGATCCCTACACGGGCAACACGCACCCCGCCGACCAAACCGTCATGGTGCCGGTCTTCGTCGATGGCGAGCATCTCTTCACAGCTTGCGCCAAAGCCCACCAGGCCGACATCGGCAACAGCCTGCCTACGACCTACCACCCGTTTGCAAGAGACGTGTACGAGGAAGGCGCGATCATCTTCCCCTGCATGCGACTGCAACGAAACGGACACACAATCGAGGATGTCATCCGTTTGGGCATGCGCCGCATCCGCGTTCCAGAGCAGTGGGGCGGCGATCTCCTTGCGACGCTCGGGGCCGCACGCATCGCCGAGCGGCGGCTGAAGGAGCTCTGCCGCGAGCACGGAACAGCAAGGATCAAGACCTTCATCAAGGAATGGCTCGACTACTCTGAACGCCTCATGGCGTCCCGCATCGCCGCCCTGCCGAAGGGTCGCATGGACGTGAGTTCGCGCCACGACCCCGTGCCAGGAGTTCTGCCCGAAGGCATCGCGGTCAAAGCCGTGATCGAGGTCGATCCGAGCGCGTGTGAAATCATCGTTGACCTCCGCCATAACGATGACTGCGTCAAAGCCGGCTTCAATCAGACTGAAGCAACCGCCCGCAGCAGCGTCATGGCGGGGATTTATCACAGCCTGGGTGCCGGTCTGCCGCGAAACTCTGGCGCGTTCCGCCGCCTTACGGTCTTGCTGCGCGAGAATTCGGTAGTTGGCATTCCCCGCTTTCCGGCGAGTTGCTCGATCGCCACGACGAATGTCGCCGATCGCCTTGTGAATCTCGTGCAATCTGCACTGGCGGGATTGGGTCAAGGGTTCGGATTGGCCGAGGGTGGCTTGTGCCTGGGCGTCAACACAGGTGTCATTTCCGGGACCGATTTCCGAAACGGCGCCCGTCCCTACATCAGCCAGCTGACACTAGCCTCGAACGGTGGCCCGGCTTCGCCGTACGCTGACGGTTGGGGCACGTACGGCATCCCGGCGTCTTCGGGGCTGACCTATCGGGACAGCATCGAGATCAATGAGATCAAGTTTCCCATGATTGTCGATCACCTGCGCGTCGTACCTGGAAGCGGTGGGGCTGGTGCGCACCGGGGCGGGCTGGCCATAGAGACGCGCTATCGTGTCCGCGAGGGCACGATGACGGTCGCCACCAACTCGGACGGCCAGGTGTTCGCGCCGAAGGGTGTGCTCGGGGGGCAATCAGGATCGCTCGCTGTGTCCTACGTTATCCATGAGGACGGCCGAGAAGAACGAGTGCCCGGTTTTGGCATCCAGGTCATCCACAAGGGACAGGCTGTGCGCGGCACGACAAACGGCGGCGGCGGGTTCGGCGATCCCGCCAAGCGAGATCCAGCCCTCGTACTGCGCGATGTGTCCGAGATGCGCGAGACTCTCGAACGTGCACGAGATGTATATCGGGTCGCTCTCACAGCGGACGGCACGGCGGGAATGCTGTCGCTCGACGAGATGGCCACCGCCAAACTCCGTCATGGCGGCGCCACCTGA
- a CDS encoding cyclase family protein, translating into MKDPIAPKPDGFEAIRTAAQHLRSLRPVDLAPTLGRGIPRWPTHPHLIIDPTVVHENDGYYCQNLSMAEHIGCHVDAPAHTVADQMHASIETVAVDRLVAEAVVYDFSDRDWKPGDILSPSDVESYERKHGISVGPDEIALVNFGWLKQHWRRDAQAQWYARNAPGMNEELVLLFKERKVRAVGADTIACEAALVDGVSTGTLPGHFKHWLPNGILILECVANLELVSRRCLFMAAPLPIEHGSGSPLRPIAYCCDDC; encoded by the coding sequence ATGAAGGATCCAATCGCACCCAAACCGGATGGCTTCGAAGCGATCCGGACTGCCGCCCAGCACCTTCGATCTCTGCGGCCTGTCGACCTTGCACCAACCTTGGGTCGGGGCATCCCACGCTGGCCAACGCATCCCCATCTGATCATCGATCCGACCGTCGTGCACGAGAACGATGGATATTACTGCCAGAATCTCAGCATGGCCGAGCATATCGGATGTCATGTCGACGCGCCCGCGCATACGGTTGCCGACCAGATGCACGCTTCGATCGAAACGGTTGCTGTTGACCGGCTCGTCGCCGAGGCGGTTGTTTACGATTTTTCCGATCGCGACTGGAAACCCGGTGACATCCTTTCGCCTTCGGACGTCGAATCCTACGAGCGTAAGCATGGCATCTCGGTCGGCCCTGACGAGATCGCACTCGTGAACTTCGGATGGTTGAAGCAGCATTGGCGTCGTGATGCACAGGCCCAGTGGTATGCCCGCAATGCTCCGGGCATGAACGAAGAACTGGTGCTCCTCTTCAAGGAACGGAAGGTTCGAGCCGTCGGCGCAGACACGATCGCCTGCGAAGCGGCGTTGGTGGATGGTGTCTCCACAGGGACGTTGCCCGGGCACTTCAAGCATTGGCTGCCAAACGGCATCTTGATCCTGGAATGCGTTGCTAATCTGGAGCTCGTCTCCCGCCGCTGCCTTTTCATGGCGGCCCCGCTGCCCATCGAACACGGCTCCGGGTCGCCGCTTCGGCCGATCGCCTACTGCTGTGATGACTGCTGA
- a CDS encoding alpha/beta hydrolase produces MQNGTFAEAAEAWLCALTAFEVTRRLIDEGDPQHGDVSTKIERGIQRLNSSLVQKIERINIACFDQVEVPAYYLRAASPNRHTPAVICISMEQESAATLLGRLLPVVIGQDLSVLVISHDDISSGSRSHSNLLLSCCLDYLSRRPDVDARRIGVYGEELSAVLATDFAACDRRLAAAVCDGGLWHRSRNLASVGWMTGAATSTGEHAVPAHRAQRIRLLKCPVLVVAGGRGIVSVSEAVKLQAECMQAHFDLQLVVPRMIRSQGWEIENFVSSDDCIFGWLKQKLAASDRVRAVNRSFDESQSVRPA; encoded by the coding sequence ATGCAGAATGGCACCTTTGCTGAGGCAGCCGAGGCCTGGCTTTGCGCCTTGACCGCCTTTGAAGTGACCAGGCGATTGATTGACGAAGGCGATCCTCAACATGGAGACGTTTCAACCAAGATCGAGCGTGGTATTCAGAGATTGAATTCATCTCTGGTGCAGAAAATCGAGCGGATCAACATTGCATGTTTTGATCAGGTTGAAGTGCCAGCTTATTACTTGCGGGCCGCCAGCCCCAATCGGCACACGCCGGCAGTGATATGCATCAGTATGGAGCAAGAATCCGCAGCGACGCTGCTCGGAAGGCTATTGCCGGTGGTGATTGGCCAAGATCTTTCGGTACTCGTCATCTCTCACGACGATATCTCAAGTGGCTCGCGCAGCCACTCGAACCTTCTGTTGTCTTGCTGCTTGGACTATTTATCAAGGCGGCCCGACGTTGATGCCAGGCGAATCGGCGTTTACGGAGAGGAATTGTCGGCTGTCCTTGCGACCGATTTCGCTGCATGTGATCGGCGCCTTGCGGCGGCAGTTTGCGATGGCGGTCTTTGGCATCGGTCTCGGAATTTGGCGTCTGTCGGTTGGATGACGGGAGCTGCGACCTCGACGGGCGAACATGCAGTGCCAGCACATCGCGCCCAACGCATACGACTGTTGAAATGCCCAGTTCTCGTGGTCGCCGGCGGGCGCGGTATCGTGAGCGTATCGGAGGCGGTCAAACTACAGGCTGAGTGCATGCAAGCGCATTTCGATCTGCAGTTGGTCGTCCCGCGAATGATCCGCAGCCAGGGGTGGGAAATCGAAAACTTCGTGAGTTCAGACGATTGCATTTTCGGATGGCTGAAACAAAAGCTGGCGGCGAGTGATCGTGTGCGAGCAGTGAATCGATCATTCGATGAGTCGCAATCTGTTCGTCCCGCGTGA
- a CDS encoding GntR family transcriptional regulator: MTLNEPDLASPLAPLDRQASLGELAYTSLKESIISGQFVPGRKLTVRSVAQALGVSTTPVRDAIVRLISEGALVNLGPKTVVVPVLTMATLDEVTKIRLALEGLAAFEATAHIEDRDISFLEETQIRINDAMDKSQYADVLRLNKAFHFRLYGTSGMPRLVTLIESQWLRIGPSLNDLYPEFAIHRRGVSNHQWAIGGLKDRDATAVRAAIENDLREGYRRLSNLVQSRQD, translated from the coding sequence ATGACGCTAAACGAACCCGACCTTGCGAGCCCCCTTGCGCCCCTCGACCGGCAAGCCAGTTTGGGCGAACTCGCCTACACCTCGCTCAAGGAGTCCATCATTAGCGGGCAGTTTGTGCCAGGACGCAAGCTGACCGTACGATCGGTTGCGCAAGCGCTCGGTGTCAGCACGACGCCTGTCCGTGATGCCATCGTTCGCCTGATCAGCGAGGGCGCCCTGGTTAATCTTGGGCCGAAGACCGTCGTCGTGCCGGTACTTACCATGGCCACACTCGATGAAGTGACGAAGATCCGCCTTGCGCTCGAGGGATTGGCAGCATTCGAAGCCACCGCGCATATCGAAGACCGGGACATCTCGTTCCTGGAAGAGACGCAGATCCGTATCAACGATGCGATGGACAAGTCGCAATACGCCGATGTCCTTCGTCTCAACAAAGCATTCCACTTCCGGCTCTACGGGACCTCCGGAATGCCCCGCCTGGTCACACTCATCGAATCTCAGTGGTTGCGCATCGGGCCGTCGCTAAACGATCTATATCCCGAGTTTGCAATCCACCGGCGGGGGGTCTCGAACCACCAATGGGCTATTGGCGGACTGAAGGACAGAGACGCTACGGCCGTACGGGCGGCGATCGAAAACGACCTGCGGGAGGGCTACCGCCGTCTGAGCAATCTCGTCCAGTCTCGACAGGACTAG
- a CDS encoding AMP-binding protein, whose protein sequence is MFHSTMMDVPLSLNHLLERAGKIFAANEIVSRLPDKSLRRHTYGEFYRRTRSLASALQRLGLKKGDRVATLCWNHHAHLECYFGIPAAGGVMHTLNLRLTPDEIGWIAANAGDRFLIVDDILLPLYKQFAHLHQFERVIVFPFSGGRVPPDTEDYEALLNHADPDAFKYEAHEETDPVAMCYTSGTTGRPKGVVYSHRSTILHMLVGSLGEFWALRSTDVLLPITPMFHVNAWGIPYGAVNLGAKLVFPGPHLHSDDILDLMQIEPPTMAFGVPTIWMTLLQTFEAAQAEGSPDRGRWKLPKPLRAVTGGATVPESLIRALDRHGVWIEQGWGMTETSPLCTRSYHRAELRDAGNEEKYRRAAMAGVPVPLVELRLCGDEGEQPWDGKSVGEIQVRGPFIAGSYHDAPVSSDKFTEDGWLRTGDVASIDPLGFVRITDRTKDLIKSGGEWISSADLENALMEHPAVAEAAVIAIPNEKWSERPSLASYSSLASRWTRRSSASISWRAVSQNGSCPIAMSSSTQYHERRPASSGKRSCANDFRSESALGR, encoded by the coding sequence GTGTTCCATAGCACGATGATGGACGTGCCACTCTCGCTTAATCATCTGCTGGAGCGCGCGGGCAAGATTTTTGCCGCTAACGAGATTGTCTCGCGGCTGCCTGACAAGAGTCTTCGCCGGCACACCTACGGTGAGTTCTATCGGCGCACGCGCTCGCTCGCGTCGGCGCTGCAGCGGCTTGGTCTTAAGAAAGGTGACCGCGTTGCCACGCTGTGCTGGAATCATCATGCTCACCTGGAGTGCTATTTCGGAATCCCAGCGGCAGGCGGTGTGATGCACACGCTGAACTTGCGACTGACGCCCGACGAGATCGGCTGGATTGCGGCAAATGCAGGCGACCGCTTCCTGATCGTCGACGACATCCTCTTGCCCCTGTACAAGCAATTCGCGCATTTGCACCAGTTCGAGCGCGTGATCGTCTTCCCGTTCTCGGGAGGGCGTGTTCCGCCGGACACGGAAGACTACGAGGCCTTGCTGAATCACGCCGATCCCGATGCTTTCAAATATGAGGCGCACGAGGAAACCGACCCGGTTGCAATGTGCTACACGTCCGGTACCACCGGCCGTCCGAAAGGCGTGGTGTACTCTCACCGTTCGACCATCCTGCACATGCTGGTCGGAAGCCTCGGCGAGTTCTGGGCGCTGCGCAGCACCGACGTACTTCTGCCCATCACGCCGATGTTCCACGTGAACGCCTGGGGCATTCCCTACGGCGCGGTGAACCTGGGTGCGAAGCTCGTGTTTCCCGGACCGCACCTGCATTCCGACGACATCCTCGACCTGATGCAGATCGAGCCGCCGACGATGGCCTTCGGAGTACCGACAATCTGGATGACCTTGTTGCAGACCTTCGAGGCGGCGCAGGCCGAAGGTTCGCCCGACCGCGGCCGATGGAAGTTGCCGAAACCGCTGCGCGCCGTGACCGGCGGCGCAACCGTGCCCGAGTCTTTGATTCGCGCGCTCGACAGGCATGGCGTGTGGATCGAGCAGGGATGGGGCATGACCGAAACGTCTCCTCTCTGCACCAGATCATACCACCGGGCTGAGCTGCGCGATGCAGGCAATGAGGAGAAGTATCGTCGCGCCGCCATGGCCGGCGTGCCTGTCCCACTGGTGGAGCTGCGGCTGTGCGGTGACGAAGGTGAGCAGCCGTGGGACGGCAAGAGCGTAGGCGAGATTCAGGTGCGCGGGCCGTTCATTGCGGGCTCCTACCACGATGCGCCCGTTTCGAGCGACAAGTTCACCGAGGATGGCTGGCTACGTACCGGCGACGTTGCCTCAATCGATCCGCTTGGCTTTGTGCGTATCACCGACCGGACAAAGGACCTCATCAAATCCGGCGGCGAATGGATCAGCTCGGCCGATCTCGAGAATGCGCTGATGGAGCACCCTGCGGTCGCCGAAGCAGCGGTGATCGCGATCCCCAACGAGAAATGGAGCGAGAGGCCCTCGCTTGCATCGTACTCAAGCCTGGCAAGCAGGTGGACACGACGGAGTTCAGCGAGCATCTCCTGGCGCGCAGTTTCGCAAAATGGCAGTTGCCCGATCGCTATGAGTTCATCGACGCAGTACCACGAACGTCGACCGGCAAGTTCTGGAAAGCGAAGCTGCGCGAACGATTTCCGCAGTGAGAGTGCTCTCGGTCGCTGA
- a CDS encoding CapA family protein — MGVWTLGAVGDVFVNRKKPNDAFFGSNDLLHKIDVVFGNCEGVFTDHPHFAPSSGWQVIAPKLNGSALGEAGFDVMAVANNHIIDAGHEGLADTLNLLHSQGIKTVGAGANLAEATAAAVVEQHGTRIGFLGFSSVYPVGYDARRSKPGLAAMRVHSHYFIPEWSYGHVEPGVVPAVRTFPFPEDVELLKSLIRDLRSRVDVVVVSHHWGQAARPVYLTEYERTLGRISIEAGADVVLGHHHHFLRGIEFHEGKPIFYGLGHFVFDLPGLDVIHNGHELEKLKAIGEYAIYPREGFPLSPFHPDARMTMVAACDFEGPEMISVGFFPCLINEENHAMPLKVDDSRAQEIVDYMSRIGGEVDFETCYSPILERSGLAYSRATRGRRVG; from the coding sequence TTGGGTGTTTGGACTTTGGGAGCCGTCGGCGACGTCTTCGTCAATCGCAAGAAGCCGAACGATGCGTTCTTCGGTTCCAACGATTTGCTGCATAAGATCGATGTCGTATTCGGTAATTGCGAAGGCGTGTTTACCGATCATCCGCATTTTGCGCCCAGTTCTGGCTGGCAAGTTATCGCGCCGAAATTGAATGGAAGCGCGCTCGGCGAAGCTGGATTTGACGTGATGGCGGTCGCGAATAATCACATTATTGATGCGGGGCACGAGGGGCTGGCCGACACCTTGAACTTACTTCATTCGCAGGGGATCAAGACCGTCGGCGCTGGGGCAAACCTGGCCGAAGCAACAGCAGCCGCTGTTGTCGAGCAACACGGCACTAGAATCGGCTTTCTCGGTTTCTCGTCCGTCTATCCCGTCGGCTATGACGCTCGCAGATCGAAGCCCGGGCTCGCCGCTATGCGAGTTCATTCACATTATTTCATTCCTGAGTGGTCTTATGGTCATGTCGAACCGGGCGTAGTGCCCGCAGTTAGGACTTTCCCGTTTCCCGAAGACGTCGAGCTCCTGAAGTCGCTGATCCGGGATCTGCGCAGCAGGGTAGATGTCGTCGTCGTCAGTCACCATTGGGGGCAGGCCGCCAGGCCCGTTTACTTGACCGAATACGAACGGACTCTTGGCCGTATTTCCATTGAGGCAGGTGCTGACGTGGTCCTAGGGCATCATCATCATTTCCTGCGCGGTATCGAGTTTCACGAGGGTAAGCCTATATTCTACGGCCTCGGTCATTTCGTTTTCGATCTGCCAGGCCTCGACGTCATTCACAATGGCCATGAGCTGGAAAAACTGAAGGCGATTGGGGAGTACGCGATCTATCCACGCGAGGGCTTTCCCTTGTCGCCATTCCATCCTGACGCTCGCATGACGATGGTCGCCGCCTGCGATTTCGAAGGACCTGAGATGATATCGGTTGGATTTTTCCCATGTCTCATCAACGAGGAAAATCACGCTATGCCGTTAAAGGTAGATGATTCGCGAGCTCAAGAAATCGTCGACTATATGTCAAGGATTGGCGGCGAAGTTGACTTTGAAACGTGCTACTCACCTATTCTAGAGAGATCGGGCCTCGCCTATTCACGGGCAACGAGAGGCCGAAGAGTGGGCTAG
- a CDS encoding M81 family metallopeptidase, translating into MRLFAATLATETNPFSPLPTSLNSYKECVFLRPGEHPEETPLFCTEPLWVARQRAAAEGFTLIEGSCFAASLGGTTKQRDYEFMRDEILSQLKAALPVDGVLLGLHGAMVAHGYEDVEGDILERVRALVGPKCVIGVELDPHCHLSVKRVELADVIVLYKEYPHTDMVERAEEVLDLVLKTLRGEIKPVMSLYDCRQIQLCLTTVPPMRGFVDRIKAMEGKDGVLSISICHCFPWGDVPDLSGRILVTMDKDKAKGDALATIIGEEFISMRGKNLPQYYSIDDGISAALECNDPPVVITDAADSAGSGAPSDNTNILRRLIERGVESAAVGPIWDPIAVRLCFDAGEDAEFPLRLGGKIGPSSGLPIDAMVTVVGLKADCWQTFGPRRGLLGDCAAIRVGGIEVLLVSNRTASTGLELFRNVGIDPLTKKIVVLKSARPLMTADGPIAAKMINVESDGLASLDYRKIPYRRINRPIWPLDGATSPGLIF; encoded by the coding sequence ATGCGCTTGTTCGCCGCTACACTTGCCACGGAAACGAATCCTTTCTCTCCTCTTCCGACCAGCCTCAATTCTTACAAAGAGTGCGTCTTCCTTAGGCCCGGCGAGCACCCGGAAGAGACGCCGCTTTTCTGTACGGAGCCACTCTGGGTCGCGCGCCAAAGGGCAGCCGCTGAGGGCTTCACGCTCATTGAAGGAAGTTGCTTCGCCGCTTCTCTCGGGGGCACCACCAAGCAGCGCGACTATGAGTTCATGCGCGATGAGATCCTGAGTCAGCTCAAGGCGGCGCTTCCCGTAGACGGCGTGCTGCTCGGCCTTCATGGCGCTATGGTGGCTCACGGTTATGAGGACGTTGAAGGCGACATATTGGAGCGCGTGCGCGCCCTCGTCGGCCCGAAATGTGTCATAGGCGTCGAACTCGATCCGCATTGTCATCTCAGCGTCAAACGGGTGGAACTCGCTGACGTAATAGTCCTTTACAAGGAGTATCCTCACACCGACATGGTCGAACGCGCCGAGGAGGTGCTTGATCTCGTGCTGAAGACGCTGCGGGGAGAAATCAAGCCGGTTATGTCTCTTTATGACTGCCGACAAATTCAACTTTGTCTAACCACCGTGCCGCCGATGCGCGGCTTCGTCGATCGAATTAAGGCGATGGAAGGCAAGGACGGGGTGCTCTCGATCTCTATCTGCCATTGCTTTCCTTGGGGCGATGTGCCGGACCTATCCGGCCGCATTCTGGTCACCATGGACAAGGACAAAGCGAAGGGCGACGCACTCGCTACTATCATTGGCGAGGAGTTCATTTCTATGCGCGGCAAGAACTTGCCGCAATATTACTCCATCGACGACGGAATCAGCGCGGCCCTTGAATGCAATGACCCGCCAGTTGTGATCACGGATGCTGCCGACAGTGCCGGGAGTGGTGCGCCGTCCGACAACACGAACATCTTGCGCCGTCTCATTGAGCGCGGTGTCGAGAGTGCCGCGGTAGGTCCCATCTGGGACCCAATCGCGGTACGGCTCTGCTTTGATGCGGGCGAGGACGCCGAGTTTCCTTTACGCTTGGGCGGCAAGATTGGTCCGAGCTCTGGACTCCCGATTGACGCGATGGTGACTGTGGTTGGCCTGAAAGCCGATTGCTGGCAAACCTTTGGTCCGCGCCGGGGTTTGCTTGGTGATTGCGCCGCGATACGAGTGGGCGGCATCGAAGTCCTGCTTGTCAGTAACCGCACTGCGAGCACAGGCTTGGAGCTTTTCCGTAACGTCGGTATCGACCCTCTTACCAAGAAGATCGTGGTTCTCAAGTCCGCGAGGCCTCTCATGACGGCCGATGGTCCGATCGCTGCGAAGATGATCAATGTCGAAAGTGATGGACTGGCGAGCCTCGATTATCGCAAGATTCCTTACCGACGGATCAATCGCCCAATCTGGCCGCTCGATGGAGCTACTAGCCCTGGCCTCATCTTCTGA
- a CDS encoding RidA family protein produces the protein MKKAHVVLSSPKDVFPGVNYEHASRAGDLIFLAGQIAQDENGNWVAPDDPYKQAQQIYRNIDRVLAHVGVTRRDVVKVNTILIDGNDREAVTRARLEYFGDHRPPHTGVIVAALSWPEIRIEVEVIAYAPLEKSENKG, from the coding sequence ATGAAGAAGGCACACGTCGTTCTTTCCAGCCCGAAGGATGTGTTTCCGGGGGTCAACTATGAGCACGCCTCAAGGGCAGGAGATCTCATCTTCTTGGCCGGCCAGATCGCACAGGACGAGAACGGAAACTGGGTGGCGCCTGACGATCCTTATAAGCAGGCACAACAGATCTATCGCAATATCGACCGCGTGCTCGCTCATGTGGGCGTAACACGTCGTGATGTTGTTAAGGTCAACACCATCTTGATAGATGGAAACGACCGAGAGGCAGTGACGAGAGCGCGTTTGGAATATTTCGGTGACCATCGGCCACCTCACACGGGCGTTATCGTCGCCGCACTATCATGGCCCGAAATAAGGATTGAAGTCGAGGTGATCGCATACGCGCCACTCGAGAAGTCGGAAAACAAGGGATGA
- a CDS encoding aminotransferase class IV, producing MKDLVCLNGEFMPASEAKISVFDRGLTFADSIYDVCVVVGHRMINWSLNRARMKRALQAIRLDVPDQFWTKLDDRVAELIRLTDLQEGFVYIQVTRGVGERTFTYEDRLTPTVILSVNRITIVKRGAAYHGIAVCSADDLRWGRCDFKSNQLLYQVLAKVEARSKGCDEVWLVSRGLVTEGGSTNTYIVDRDGTIVTHPLSQQILAGCTRDALLSLCKSLDLRVNERAFSLDEALASREAFITGATHLVTPVTSIDGRKVGDGQVGELTTKLHEAFLQSIGC from the coding sequence GTGAAGGATCTCGTATGCCTCAACGGCGAGTTCATGCCAGCCTCGGAAGCGAAGATTTCTGTCTTCGATCGCGGTTTAACCTTTGCGGATAGCATCTACGACGTATGTGTCGTTGTGGGGCACCGTATGATCAACTGGTCCTTGAATCGCGCGCGCATGAAGCGAGCGTTGCAGGCAATTCGCCTTGACGTGCCAGACCAGTTTTGGACGAAACTTGATGATCGGGTCGCCGAGTTAATCCGGCTCACCGATTTACAGGAGGGTTTCGTTTACATCCAGGTGACGCGTGGGGTTGGCGAGCGCACGTTTACATATGAGGACCGCCTGACGCCGACGGTCATATTGAGCGTCAACAGGATAACGATTGTCAAACGTGGAGCCGCTTATCACGGGATCGCGGTGTGTTCGGCGGATGACTTGCGATGGGGGCGCTGCGACTTCAAAAGCAATCAGCTCCTCTACCAAGTGTTGGCAAAGGTGGAAGCCAGGTCCAAAGGCTGCGATGAGGTGTGGCTTGTCTCTCGCGGACTAGTGACTGAAGGCGGCTCGACGAACACCTATATAGTTGACCGCGACGGGACCATCGTCACTCATCCTCTTTCGCAACAAATTTTGGCAGGCTGCACTCGGGACGCACTGTTGTCTCTTTGCAAATCTCTAGACCTAAGGGTGAACGAGCGCGCGTTCAGTTTGGACGAGGCTCTTGCGTCTCGAGAGGCGTTTATCACAGGCGCGACACACCTCGTGACGCCGGTCACCTCTATCGACGGACGGAAAGTTGGAGACGGCCAGGTGGGTGAACTTACAACAAAACTCCACGAGGCGTTCCTCCAGTCAATCGGCTGCTAG